In Tsuneonella amylolytica, one genomic interval encodes:
- the grxD gene encoding Grx4 family monothiol glutaredoxin — protein MSDVNQRLTDIVSQNDVVLFMKGTPLFPQCGFSSRAVAILDHCGVGYESVDVLQDMEVRQGIKAFSDWPTIPQLYVKGEFVGGSDIMMEMYEAGELQTLMDEKNVAKAG, from the coding sequence ATGTCCGACGTGAACCAGCGCCTCACCGACATCGTCAGCCAGAACGACGTCGTCCTCTTCATGAAGGGCACCCCGCTCTTCCCGCAATGCGGCTTTTCGAGCCGAGCGGTGGCGATCCTCGATCATTGCGGCGTCGGCTACGAAAGCGTCGACGTGCTGCAGGACATGGAAGTGCGCCAGGGCATCAAGGCCTTCAGCGACTGGCCGACGATCCCCCAGCTCTACGTCAAGGGCGAGTTCGTGGGCGGCAGCGACATCATGATGGAGATGTACGAGGCCGGCGAACTGCAGACCCTGATGGACGAGAAGAACGTCGCCAAGGCTGGCTGA
- a CDS encoding BolA/IbaG family iron-sulfur metabolism protein, with protein sequence MPMAAADIVALIEGALPGAVVEMRDLAGDNDHWAAHVVAPQFAGQSRVQQHKLVYEALGERMGGELHALQLTTAVPN encoded by the coding sequence ATGCCGATGGCCGCAGCCGATATCGTCGCGCTCATCGAAGGCGCGCTTCCCGGCGCGGTCGTGGAGATGCGCGATCTTGCCGGCGACAACGACCACTGGGCGGCGCATGTCGTCGCCCCGCAGTTTGCTGGCCAGAGCCGGGTCCAGCAGCACAAGCTCGTTTACGAGGCGCTGGGCGAGCGGATGGGGGGCGAGCTCCACGCCTTGCAACTGACGACCGCCGTGCCCAACTGA
- a CDS encoding DUF1476 domain-containing protein produces the protein MTDFDDRRRGEEAKFAMDENTAFRVAARRNRLLGHWAAEKMGLTAEETDAYAKAVVQADFEEAGDEDVIRKVLGDLTQAGCDCDEAAVRTALEEKTVEARRQLMSES, from the coding sequence CGATTTCGACGATCGCCGCCGCGGCGAGGAAGCCAAGTTCGCGATGGACGAGAACACCGCGTTCCGCGTCGCCGCGCGCCGCAACCGGCTGCTCGGCCACTGGGCCGCCGAGAAGATGGGCCTCACCGCCGAGGAAACCGACGCCTACGCCAAGGCGGTGGTCCAGGCCGATTTCGAGGAAGCGGGCGACGAGGACGTGATCCGCAAGGTGCTGGGCGACCTCACGCAGGCGGGCTGCGACTGCGACGAAGCGGCAGTCCGCACCGCGCTCGAGGAAAAGACCGTCGAGGCGCGCCGCCAGCTGATGAGCGAGAGCTGA